Proteins encoded by one window of Candidatus Pelagibacter giovannonii:
- a CDS encoding M24 family metallopeptidase, producing the protein MALHFSKQEFESRKLATLKSMKEQNLDALLMFRQESMFWLTGYDTFGYVFFQTLILDNKGNIILLTRAPDLRQAKNTSNIEDIRIWVDKDQSNPTDDLKIILNELNLKNKKIGIEYEAYGMTGRNALRLNKSLEGYCEVEDQSELITKHRVVKSQEEVVYVKKAAELADQALDEAWKYAKAGASEAKILAEMQRVVLEGGGDYPANEFIIGSGHNALLCRYQSEKRILSDTDQLTIEWAGTYKHYHSAMFRTVPIGKADPKHIKMHEACVEALSNCAKTLIPGKTAGNVFDIHAKTFDDLGYNKSRMNACGYSLGATFSPNWMDWPMLYTGNPYVITPGNVFFMHMILMDSDNNLAMNLGETYLVTENGNERLGKQKLDLVVL; encoded by the coding sequence ATGGCACTACATTTTAGTAAGCAAGAATTTGAAAGTAGAAAATTAGCTACTTTAAAGTCTATGAAAGAGCAAAACCTTGATGCTCTTTTAATGTTCAGGCAAGAATCTATGTTTTGGCTTACAGGTTATGACACCTTTGGCTATGTTTTCTTTCAAACATTAATACTGGACAATAAAGGAAATATCATTCTTTTAACAAGAGCTCCAGATTTAAGACAAGCAAAAAACACATCTAATATTGAAGATATAAGAATTTGGGTTGATAAAGACCAGTCTAATCCTACTGATGATCTTAAAATTATTTTAAATGAATTGAATTTAAAAAATAAAAAAATTGGAATTGAATATGAAGCTTACGGTATGACAGGACGTAATGCTTTAAGACTTAATAAATCACTAGAAGGTTATTGTGAGGTAGAAGACCAATCAGAATTAATTACCAAACATAGGGTTGTTAAGTCTCAAGAAGAAGTTGTTTATGTAAAAAAAGCTGCAGAACTTGCAGATCAAGCGCTTGATGAAGCATGGAAATACGCAAAAGCTGGTGCTAGTGAAGCAAAAATTTTAGCTGAAATGCAAAGAGTTGTTTTAGAAGGTGGCGGCGATTATCCAGCAAATGAATTCATAATTGGATCAGGACACAACGCATTGTTATGCAGATATCAATCTGAGAAAAGAATTTTATCTGATACTGATCAATTAACTATTGAATGGGCCGGAACATATAAACATTATCACTCTGCAATGTTTAGGACTGTTCCTATTGGTAAAGCTGATCCAAAACATATTAAGATGCATGAAGCTTGTGTTGAGGCTTTAAGTAATTGTGCAAAAACTCTAATACCAGGAAAAACAGCTGGAAATGTATTTGATATACATGCTAAAACTTTTGATGATCTTGGGTACAATAAATCAAGAATGAATGCTTGTGGTTATTCATTAGGGGCAACCTTCTCACCCAATTGGATGGACTGGCCAATGCTATACACAGGTAATCCTTATGTAATAACTCCTGGTAATGTCTTCTTCATGCACATGATATTGATGGATTCAGACAATAATTTAGCTATGAATTTAGGAGAAACGTATCTTGTAACAGAGAACGGCAACGAGAGATTGGGTAAGCAAAAGCTGGATTTAGTAGTCTTATAG
- a CDS encoding NAD(P)-dependent oxidoreductase — MYKIGIIDTMKDKGIELLMNYKDFDCEIVTDLSRENLLLKLPEFDGITLRRGKIDRKILNKCDKLKVIARHGVGYDSVDTECLKEKAITLLVAHDSTSTSPAEHIMFMILNIYKGFSMFDTMVRGGDFIKAIHLNIEKNFELFNKIILITGFGRIGKKLIKKCLGFDMKVLVFDPYVDDTTITSFGGAKVATLEEGLKKADILSLSLPLNSETKNFITLKEMKLMKKSSIIINAARGGIVNEEDLNNALDNNIIAFAGIDVFEKEPPEPTNPLITNKKVVLSPHAATFTKEGLESMAVETAQNIIDFFENKIENTKIVKL, encoded by the coding sequence ATGTATAAAATTGGCATCATCGATACCATGAAGGATAAAGGCATTGAGCTTTTAATGAATTACAAAGATTTTGATTGTGAAATAGTAACAGACCTATCTAGAGAAAATCTTTTATTAAAATTACCTGAGTTTGATGGAATTACCCTTAGAAGAGGTAAAATTGATAGAAAAATTTTAAATAAATGTGATAAGCTTAAAGTTATTGCAAGACATGGTGTTGGGTACGATAGCGTTGACACCGAATGTTTAAAGGAAAAAGCAATTACTCTACTTGTAGCGCACGATTCTACGTCTACTTCTCCAGCAGAGCATATAATGTTCATGATTTTGAATATTTACAAAGGTTTTAGTATGTTTGACACCATGGTTAGAGGTGGAGATTTTATTAAAGCAATACATTTGAATATTGAAAAAAATTTTGAGCTATTTAATAAAATAATTCTTATTACTGGATTTGGTAGAATTGGAAAGAAACTAATTAAAAAATGTCTTGGCTTTGATATGAAAGTTCTTGTTTTTGATCCTTATGTTGATGATACGACTATAACATCTTTTGGTGGGGCAAAAGTTGCAACTCTTGAAGAGGGCTTAAAGAAAGCTGATATTTTATCATTAAGTTTACCTTTAAATAGTGAAACTAAGAATTTTATAACTCTAAAAGAAATGAAACTTATGAAAAAAAGTTCAATCATAATTAATGCAGCCAGAGGTGGAATTGTTAATGAAGAGGATTTAAACAATGCCCTTGATAATAATATCATAGCATTTGCTGGAATAGATGTTTTTGAAAAAGAGCCACCTGAACCAACAAACCCATTAATTACAAATAAAAAAGTAGTGTTAAGCCCACATGCTGCGACGTTTACTAAAGAAGGGTTAGAAAGTATGGCTGTAGAAACAGCTCAAAACATTATAGATTTTTTTGAAAATAAAATTGAAAATACTAAAATAGTTAAACTTTAA
- a CDS encoding tripartite tricarboxylate transporter TctB family protein: MLKFVKDKTSFISGICLILLSLLLFYEANSLSPFGSVFPYAITTALLILSVILIFRSFKLEIKVINEKVSFIKIPLLILTFFAWIYFLERTGFILTSLISFNLLILINAGQSIPLKKIIIYMLFGSIFILLLYFGFKNLLLVPLPEGLWFRI; the protein is encoded by the coding sequence ATGCTTAAATTTGTTAAAGACAAAACATCATTTATCTCTGGTATTTGTCTTATTTTATTATCTCTACTTCTTTTTTATGAGGCAAATAGTTTAAGCCCTTTCGGTTCAGTTTTTCCATATGCAATAACAACAGCATTACTAATCCTATCTGTAATTTTAATTTTTCGTTCTTTTAAATTAGAAATTAAAGTCATTAATGAAAAAGTTTCATTTATTAAAATTCCTTTATTAATTTTAACATTTTTTGCTTGGATATATTTTTTAGAAAGAACTGGATTCATTTTAACTAGTTTAATTTCATTTAATCTGCTTATTTTAATTAATGCAGGGCAAAGTATTCCTTTAAAGAAGATAATAATTTATATGTTATTTGGTAGTATATTCATTCTGCTTCTATACTTTGGTTTTAAAAATTTATTATTAGTACCACTTCCAGAAGGTCTCTGGTTTAGAATTTAA
- a CDS encoding tripartite tricarboxylate transporter permease, whose amino-acid sequence MTNIFTDFLSSLSLLNLGLAFSGVLAGIIIGALPGLSATMAVAILVPFTFALEPSSGLIVLGAIYTGAIFGGSWSAILINTPGTPSAVATTFDGYPMAKTGNGDLAMSISCMSSFIGGIVGVICLALFAPPLASISLKFGPTEYFWLAILGLTLISTLAEGDNIKSLIGACLGLLMSMIGVAVIGGDMRMTWNISFLNSGIEIVSAMIGLFCIPVILGLTSMKGKHLSENTTPKSLRLKESFLIMYRKKFEALRGAIIGTFIGILPGAGGSIASIVSYGEAKRSSKNKDNFGKGEPEGLIASETANNATVGGGFIPTLCLGIPGTPPDAVILGALLVQGIRTGDTLFTQQSSIVYTFIFGLLLATIMMLPLGLLMGRYAYKSIIKIPREILIPIIIFLTIIGSYSIQNNILNVYFMFFFGLIGWILNRAGFKASPIVLGLVLGQIAEQGFVQAYIIGSAQENIFANYFARPISIVLVFFIIMGLFLPTLKRIYNRRKNA is encoded by the coding sequence ATGACAAATATTTTTACAGATTTTTTGTCATCGTTAAGCCTACTAAATTTAGGCTTAGCTTTTTCAGGAGTTTTGGCAGGCATCATCATTGGTGCTTTGCCAGGACTTTCAGCAACCATGGCGGTTGCTATTTTAGTGCCTTTTACATTCGCACTTGAACCTTCTTCTGGACTAATCGTTCTAGGAGCAATTTATACAGGAGCTATCTTTGGGGGCTCGTGGTCTGCAATCTTAATTAATACACCAGGAACACCTTCGGCTGTTGCAACTACGTTTGATGGATACCCTATGGCTAAAACTGGTAATGGTGATTTAGCCATGTCCATAAGCTGCATGTCATCATTTATAGGTGGAATAGTAGGAGTCATATGTTTAGCTTTATTTGCACCCCCATTAGCAAGCATTTCACTTAAATTTGGTCCCACAGAATATTTTTGGTTAGCAATTTTAGGCTTAACATTAATTTCAACTTTAGCAGAAGGAGATAATATTAAATCATTAATTGGTGCTTGCCTTGGTTTATTAATGTCAATGATTGGTGTCGCAGTTATCGGTGGTGATATGAGAATGACTTGGAATATTAGTTTTTTAAATAGTGGAATAGAAATTGTTAGTGCAATGATTGGACTTTTTTGTATTCCAGTTATTTTAGGTCTAACTAGCATGAAGGGAAAGCATTTAAGTGAAAATACAACACCCAAAAGTTTAAGATTAAAAGAATCTTTTTTAATAATGTATCGTAAAAAATTTGAGGCATTAAGAGGAGCAATAATTGGAACTTTTATTGGTATCCTTCCAGGTGCTGGAGGAAGTATTGCAAGTATAGTTTCATATGGTGAGGCAAAGAGAAGTTCAAAAAATAAAGATAATTTTGGTAAAGGTGAACCAGAAGGTTTAATAGCATCAGAGACAGCAAATAATGCAACAGTTGGAGGAGGTTTTATTCCGACACTATGTCTTGGTATACCAGGCACTCCACCTGACGCTGTAATTTTAGGAGCATTATTAGTTCAAGGAATAAGAACTGGGGACACTTTGTTTACTCAGCAATCTTCAATTGTGTACACTTTTATATTTGGTTTGCTTCTAGCAACTATTATGATGCTACCATTAGGATTGTTAATGGGAAGATATGCATACAAATCTATAATAAAAATACCTAGAGAAATACTAATACCAATCATAATTTTTCTAACAATTATTGGTAGTTATTCAATTCAAAATAATATTCTAAACGTCTATTTCATGTTCTTTTTTGGTTTAATTGGTTGGATATTAAATAGAGCAGGATTTAAAGCGTCACCAATTGTCTTAGGGCTAGTATTAGGACAAATTGCTGAACAAGGGTTTGTTCAAGCATATATAATAGGTAGTGCTCAAGAAAATATTTTTGCAAATTATTTTGCAAGACCTATCTCAATTGTATTGGTGTTCTTTATTATAATGGGTTTATTTCTACCCACTTTAAAAAGAATTTATAATAGGAGAAAAAATGCTTAA